Proteins co-encoded in one Arachis hypogaea cultivar Tifrunner chromosome 11, arahy.Tifrunner.gnm2.J5K5, whole genome shotgun sequence genomic window:
- the LOC112721876 gene encoding UDP-glucuronate 4-epimerase 5, translating to MSQLNLMDHAPSTPGKQKPEKSPYINHRMRLHSSLSKLTIFSTFVVAFLIFLFLLSPPSATTPATRRRTLGGNSFNSSATSWGGSDWEKRVSRSARRASPSSLAVLITGAAGFVGAHVSLALKRRGDGVLGLDNFNRYYDPNLKRARQRLLERAGVFVVEGDINDAALLRKLFDVVPFTHVAHLAAQAGVRYAMQNPSSYVHSNVAGFVNLLEACKTANPQPAVVWASSSSVYGLNSKVPFSEKDRTDQPASLYAATKKAGEEIAHSYNHIYGLSITGLRFFTVYGPWGRPDMAYFFFTKDILKGKQITVFEAPDGGTVARDFTYIDDVVKGFLGALDTAKKSTGSGGKKKEPAQLRVFNLGNTSPVPVSELVAILERLLKVKAKKKVVAMPRNGDVRFTHANISLASKELGYRPITDLGTGLRKFVKWYLEFYPGSKKKSAW from the coding sequence atgtcgCAATTAAATTTGATGGATCACGCGCCCTCCACGCCGGGGAAGCAAAAACCAGAGAAATCGCCGTACATTAACCACCGAATGAGGCTTCATTCCTCACTCTCCAAGCTCACTATCTTCTCCACCTTCGTCGTGGCCTTCCTCATCTTCCTGTTCCTTTTATCCCCTCCCTCCGCCACTACCCCTGCCACGCGCCGCCGTACTCTTGGCGGCAACTCTTTCAATTCCTCCGCCACCTCCTGGGGCGGCTCCGACTGGGAGAAGCGCGTGAGCAGGTCGGCGCGCCGTGCCTCCCCTTCCAGTCTCGCCGTCCTCATCACCGGCGCCGCGGGATTCGTCGGAGCGCACGTTTCTCTCGCACTCAAGCGCCGCGGTGACGGCGTCCTCGGCCTCGACAACTTCAACCGCTATTACGACCCGAACCTGAAGCGCGCCCGGCAGCGCCTCCTGGAACGCGCCGGCGTGTTCGTCGTCGAAGGCGACATCAACGACGCCGCACTCCTCCGAAAGCTCTTCGACGTCGTGCCGTTCACACACGTGGCTCACCTGGCTGCTCAGGCTGGAGTCCGCTACGCAATGCAGAACCCTTCCTCCTACGTCCACAGCAACGTCGCTGGGTTCGTGAACCTTCTAGAAGCATGCAAGACAGCGAACCCTCAGCCCGCTGTGGTTTGGGCCTCGTCGAGTTCTGTGTACGGGCTCAACTCCAAGGTTCCTTTCTCCGAGAAGGACCGTACGGACCAGCCCGCGAGCCTCTACGCGGCAACGAAGAAAGCAGGGGAGGAAATAGCCCATAGCTATAATCACATCTACGGGCTTTCAATCACGGGCCTGAGGTTCTTCACGGTTTACGGGCCTTGGGGCAGGCCCGACATGGCGTATTTTTTCTTCACGAAGGATATACTGAAGGGGAAGCAGATCACTGTGTTTGAGGCGCCGGATGGTGGAACGGTTGCTAGAGATTTTACTTACATTGATGATGTTGTGAAGGGGTTCTTGGGGGCTCTGGATACAGCGAAGAAGAGTACCGGGAGTGGGGGAAAGAAGAAGGAACCGGCGCAGTTGAGGGTTTTTAATTTGGGGAATACTTCCCCGGTTCCGGTGTCAGAGCTGGTGGCGATTCTTGAGAGATTGCTGAAGGTGAAGGCGAAGAAGAAAGTGGTGGCGATGCCGAGAAATGGGGATGTGAGGTTCACTCATGCTAATATTAGCTTGGCGAGTAAGGAGCTTGGGTATAGACCCATTACTGATTTGGGGACAGGGCTAAGGAAGTTTGTTAAGTGGTACCTTGAGTTTTATCCTGGCTCCAAGAAGAAGAGTGCTTGGTGA